The sequence TGGCTAGCAATTTAGCCCGATTTCTGCTTGCCAATAATAAGATCCCACCGATCAGTGATAATAGCCCACCGATCAGTGAAAACACTATAACATTTAGAAGCCCTGACATATTTAGTAATTATAACACGTCATCTTGCAAGGCTACCCCTAGCGTAAAGTACCACCCCAAATTTCTCCAACCCCACTATCACTCTTCAAAGCTCCCTCCCTACTCCGTATTGCGCGGACAGTCCGCGTCCTTCGTAACCTGGCGAAAGGACAAAAGTCGCGGACAGTCCGCGACAATCGCGACAATTCTGAACCTTGGCTTACTTCGATCATGTCATACTCGGTCTTGCCCTTCGGGCAACCCGAAGATGGCGGGGTGAGGGTTGAGGGTTATAAGGTTACGGCATAGGAAGCTGGAAAGATTTGGGAGGCAGGATATCTGGATTAAACCTGGAGCATAATGTGATTTGGGGCTTATAGAATCTTTACTAAAGATAATGTAATACCAAGAAATTATGTAGACTTGGAGTTAATCGTGGAAAAAGTCTTGTGAACCTTTGGGCTGGCGAAGTATAAAATTTTGTAGATTTTAGTTGGCAGGGGAATAGTTGTCCATGAGCAAGGTTATCCCAAAAAAACACACCCCAACCTTTGACTGTATCTTACGGTACATAACTGTCATATTACTTCTCATCCTATCTACATATATGATTTATCACAATAACAACAATTCTAGATCTATAATCTATCACTCCCAAGCGAACAGGTTTTGTTTTGGGCGGCTATAGCGATAATACTGAAAATACAAAAAAATCGAGTTGACAAATGATTTAGTTTCTAATATATTAAGTTTATTATGAAAAACCCAGACCCAACCCTACCCCAAGGCCGTACAGCCTTACTCAGCCAACTAATTGAGAACTTTCAGCAATCCCACCGCTCAATTATCCGAATCAAATCCAAACAAACTACTGGTCTACCTCATGCCCAACGTGCCTTACTCCTGACAGTTGATAGTAAAAATAAAAGTAATATCAAAGAACTGTCCCAAATCCTCGATATCACCCCAGCTGCAATTACCCAACAAGTAGAGATCCTGGTCGAACAAAACTTACTGATAAGAGAAATAGACTCCAATGATCGACGTAATGTAATAGTATCCCTGAGCAAACCAGGCCTAGAACTCGTCAAGAAACTCCAAGCAATCAGACTAGAAAAAATCAAAGGCTATTTTGCCAATATTACTGATCAGCAACTAGATAATTTTGTTGATGTCTTAAAGAAAGTTAATCAAAATATTAGAAAGGATCTATAGAAATGAAAGAAAAACTGTCTCAATCAAAATTGCTTCGCAAATGGGCACCCTTAATCGTCTTGTCTTCGGCTCTAATGATCATCATTATTGATACCACTGTCCTCAATGTCTCCATTCGCAATATGATTACAGATCTCAAGACTACAGTCCAAGGTATTCAATGGGTGATCTCTGCTTACTCCTTGACTATTGCCGCACTGACCGTGACAGGGGGTAGACTAGGAGATCTGTTTGGTCGCAAAAAAATGTTCCAAATAGGAGCAATACTCTTCGCTATTGGTTCAATCGTCACCTCAATTGCCCCAAATATTGGCTGGGTAATCATTGGTAATGCAATCATTGAGGGCATTGGGGCTGCCCTAATGATGCCAGCTACTGCTGCCTTGCTCGTCAATAACTATCAAGGCAAAGATCGAGCAATGGCTTTTGCTATCTGGGGAGCAGTTGCTGCAAGTGCAGCAGCCATCGGTCCGATTCTCGGAGGTTGGCTGACTACTTACTATTCTTGGCGTTGGGCATTTCGAATCAATATTCTTGTAGTTATTGCCCTTTTGATTGGTTCTCGTTATGTCAAAGAGGCAGTCACTAAGATTGAAAAACCAACCCTAGATTTTGGCGGGGTGTTGCTCAGCTCTCTAAGTCTTGTCTCAATAGTCTATGGTCTAATTGAATCTAGTAACTATGGCTGGCTGGTTTCCAAAGCACCTTTTTCTATATTTGGACACAGTGCAACTCCTTTTGGTCTCTCGATTTCAATAATCACAATTATCTTTGGATTGATACTATTAATTGTCTTTGCCTATTACGAGAAAAGGTATGAAGATTCTGGACATACACCCTTGGTATCTCTTGCCTTATTTGCAAACAAACAATTTTCGGCAGGGACTATTACTACTACCCTAATGGCAATGGGTCAAACTGGACTAATATTTGCAATACCGATCTTTTACCAGAGTGTCCTAGGTCTGGATGCACTTGAAACAGGTATCGGACTAATACCAATGTCAATCGCGATTATGATTTCAGCACCTTTCGCACTCAAGCTAACCAAATGGTTAACCCCAAAAAGAATCATTCAGCTAGGATTTATTGTTAGTTGCCTGGGCTTATTAATCCTGATCATGACCCTTGATGCAGTTAGCAGCAGACTAGTATTGGCTCCAGGTTTGTTCATCTATGGTATAGGTCTAGGTTTAGGGTTTAGTCAACTCAACAACTTGACTCTATCTGCTGTTTCCGTGGAACAATCTGGTGAAGCTTCAGGAGTCAGTAATACGCTTAGACAAGTAGGTTCTAGCTTTGGTTCAGCAATTATAGGAGCTGCCTTGATAGCTAGTCTGACTAGCAATATCATCTCTGGTATTGAAGTTAACAAAGTGATTCCCGAATCAGCCAAACAATCTATTGTCGAGCAAATTCAAGCAGCTGGATCCAATATAGAATTTGCCAGCCCTCTAGATCCCAGTACTACGCCTCCTCAGATTACCAAAGAAATTACTACATTGACTCACCAGTCAACTGTTCAAGGCAATCGCTTAGCGCTAGAATTGACTATGCTATTCACTCTGATCGCCCTGATATCCAGTAGCCTACTCCCCAATATTCACAATCTAGAGACTGGAAAACCTGCCATCGAACAGCCGGCCAATGCGCACTAGCAAGCATCAAGACTATTGACATTATTATGTTAGCAGCTAACATAATACTAGACACTAAATAACAAGAAAGGATAGTACACAAAATGAAGAATAATTTTCTAAGTAAGATATCTTGGAATTTTGCAAGTAAATATCGTCTAACATTAATAATCTGGTTTGGACTATTGATCTTTGGTTTTGCAAGCTACTCGACTCTGCTCAAAAAAGAAGGCTTCCCCCCAATCAATCTGCCAATTGGTGCCGTTCAGGGTACTTATTTTGTCAATGATTCCACCAAGGTAGATACTGAAATCACCCAGCCAATCGCAAAAGCCCTGGAACCAATAGACAGCATTGATAATTATCAAGCTTCTACAGGCGCAAATTTCTACTCTATCTTTATTACGTTTAATGAAGAGACAAAAGTAGAGGATGGTGTCAGAGAAGTTCAGGCAGCTCTAAATGCAATTAAGTTGCCAACAGGAGCTACTAGCAATGTTGCTAGTTTCGATCCCTCCAAATTTGACAACAAATACAATCTATTGCTTGCAGTCTATGACAAACAAGACTCTAACTATCAAGATCTAGCAATCAAAGCTACACAAGTTGCAGAAGAGTTGGCTGGAGCAGATGAGATTGTTGCTGCTCAAGCAGTACCAGTATTAGAAACGGTTATAAATCCTGCCGATGGTCAATCTATTGAGAAACAAACTACTATCAACAAGATTGCAATTAATCAAGATGGAGAGACTACATTCTACCCAGCAGTTAATGTTGGCGTGGTCAAGGCTGAGGGGTTTGATGATCTAGAGCTCTCAAATGCTGTCGAGAATGTACTAGGGGATATTGATAATAATTCCCAAATTAAAACCAAGATCACTGCCGATTTTGCCACTACTATAAATCAACAAATTGCTTCTTTGCAAAGTAGCTTACTCTGGGGACTTTTTGCGGTGATCGTTGTGACTCTACTCTTGATTAGCTGGAGAGCAGCCCTTGTAATCTCACTATTTATCCCCACCGTCCTAGCTGGAACTTTTGCTGGATTATACACTATGGGGATCACCCTCAATACCATTACCCTATTTGCCGTAATCCTAACACTGGGGCTTTTTGTCGATGACGCAACCATCATAGTTGAGGCAATTGATGCTCACAGAAAAGATAGCAAAAAAAGTCGAGAGATTATCCAAAAAGCAATTACACGTGTCGGAATAGCTTCAATAGCCGGTACCCTCACCACTATCCTTGTCTTTGCTCCGATGTTGTTTATCAGTGGTATACTAGGTAGCTTTATCAGACTTTTACCAGTGACGGTTATTCTCTCTCTTGGCTTATCTCTAGTCATATCGGTAACCTTGGTGCCTTTTCTAGCGAGACCTATTATTCTAGCAGGGTCTAATCGTGCAAAATTACTCGACAAACTCAGCCTCTTAGTACCAGTAGAAAAATTTCTGGCTGGCAAACTTTCCAAGCTGCCTCTACTCAACCGTGACAAACCAAAACGTGGCAGACTGGTGACCCTCGCAATGGTCTCACTAAGTATCCTTGCCGTATTTGGAGCTGGAATATTTGCTGGAAAACTACCTATGGATGTTTTCCCTCAAAGCAAAGATAGTGATATTTTGCAAGCAACTGTTGAATTTGCCCCTGGTACCACAATAGAACAAGCTGAAAAAATCACTGACAAACTTGATGCCAATATCATTACTGCAATTGGTGAAGAGCTGACCAATGTTAGCTACCTGTCTGCAAATGAAAGAAACGCTAGCCTCGAAATTGGCCTGACCAGCTACAACGAACGCAAGCCAACCAGCCACCAGTTGATTGAACGACTGGAGAATACTGGACTTGATATTGATGGCGCGACTATTCAGTATTCTCAAAGAGATGCCGGTCCAGGTGCTGAAGAGTTTCCTTTTCAAATGAGGATCTATGGTCAAGATATCACCCTACTTGATTCTGCTGCAACCGAGATCTCAAACTTCATTGATGAGCAAGAGTTCCAAATCAACGGCCAAGACTTGAATGTAGCTGAGGTAACAATAGACGAAGATGGCTCAATCAACCGTACCGAACAAGGTAGATTCATCACAATTCTAGCGAGGTTTAGTAACCCTGACCTAAGTTCTCCTGCTATAATCGATCTAGAACAAGCTGTCAAGGATCAGTTCAATGAAGCCAAGCTTAAGGAGATAGGGCTACACCAAGACTCCTTAGATTTTGATGTTAGTCAAGAGAGCGAGAATACTGATAGCTTCAATTCAATTGGAGTTGGGCTAGTAATTGCCCTAATCATGATGTACTTCTTGTTGGTCATGCTCTACAACTCATTCCTGCTACCTATTTTGATTTTTACTGCCATACCATTTAGCTTATTTGGTGTATTCTTTGGCTTGACTGTTACAGATAATTCTCTAAGCTTCTTTGTGATGCTAGGACTACTTGGACTAATCGGTATAGTCGTCAATAATACTATCTTATTGACTGAATATGCTGAACAGGAAAGAGCTGGTGGTGCCGACCGTTGGACTGCAATTAGCAATGCCGTAAGGGATCGCTTCAGACCACTAGTTACCACTACCTCAACAACAGTATTTGCCTTGATGCCACTCGCAATTAGTGATCCGTTTTGGCAAGCCTTGGCCTATACGCTAATATTTGGGATGCTATCTAGTACAATTCTAATTATCCTTGCCTTCCCCTACTATTATCTTCTTGTCGCAAGAATTCGCGAATGGAAAGATAGGGTTTTGCCTGGTCTCAGATGAGCCTATCTAGAAATCAACTGATACGAGGGCTCTATCAGAGCCGCTTGAAAGTTGATTTAGCCTTTAGATCCAAAAAGTTATCTAGCCTAGCAGGAATTGATATTGGGTTACCCCAACTCGAGATCCTATTTTGCCTAGATTACTTTGGTGATCAAGGCGCATCAATCAAGCAGCTCTGCGAGCTGACATACAAGACAAGTAGTGCGATCACTCAGTTAGTAGAGGGTCTAGAGAAAACTGACCACCTGACAAGAACTCCTTCAGACCAAGACAAAAGAGTAGTTATAGTAAAGCTAACCAAAAAAGGCCAAAGTCACTTCTTGAAATTCTTTGAAAGCTTGATTGGTGCACTAGAGAAAGTTGTTGAACCACTGAGTAACCAAGAGCTAATCGACCTAACAAAGATAGATAACAAGATAGCCGAGCATATACTTAAATTAAAACCAGCAAAGGAGAGTGCATGAAACAAACAACCAATCCTCCGCTACAGATAACAAACCTTAGCAAACACTATGGGAAGTATCGTGGAGTTGAAAACATCAATATCAAGCTAAATCACGGTGAAGTATTTGGGTTTTTGGGACCAAATGGTGCTGGCAAGAGCACAACCATCAGAACAATCCTTGACTTCATCAAGCCATCTTCAGGCACTATTGAAATATTTGGTCTGGATAGCCAGAAAGAAAGCGTCAAAATCAAAAATTACCTTGGCTACCTCGCAGGAGAAATAGCACTCTATCCAGAAATGACTGGGATCGATACCCTCAAATATCTAACCTCCCTAGGTAAGCAAACAGACTGGGATTATGTTGACAAGTTAAGTAAACGCTTGGATGCATCGCTGGATAGACCAATTAAGTCTTTGTCCAAGGGTAATGTCCAGAAAATCGGTCTGATTCAGGCATTCATGCACAAGCCAGACCTAATCATTCTCGATGAGCCTACTAGTGGACTCGATCCGTTGATTAAGCAAGTATTCTATGAAATAGTTCTAGAAATGAAAAACCAAGGCAAAACCTTGTTTGTTTCTTCGCATGATCTAACTGAGGTACAGAAGATTTGTGATCGAGCAGCCTTCATCCGTCAGGGTAGACTGATTGCTATCGAGTCAGTCAGCCAAACTAGCTCTATCACCTTACGCCACATCATCATGAGATTTAAAACTCAACCCAAGGTCAAAGACTATAGCAAAATAGCTGGGGTCAGTAATGTGGTAGCCAAGGGTAACCAACTTGAACTAACCATCAAAGGTGATCTAGGTCCGCTGATATCTGCCTTGTCAAAGAACCCACCTATTGATCTGGAAACACAAGAGACAAACTTAGAAGAAATATTCATGCATTATTACCAAGAGGAGCCAAGCAATGATTAATACTATAGCCCTAAGATCCATCAAAAAAAGAAGGCTAAGTACCTCAATCTACTCCTTGGGACTATTTAGTTTTGCGATGATGTTTGCTGCACTCTATGAAGATTTTGCCAAAGACATTGATCAATTTGCAAGCATGGTCCCAGACGCATTCAATGCATTCATCGGTGACATGGCAGCTGCTTCTACTCCAGCTGGTTGGCTGGCTGTAGAGCTCTATGGCTTGTTTGTACCGATTATCTTAGTAATCATTGGCACTGGGTTTGGCGCCTCAGCAATAGGCGAGGAAGAGGATTCTGGCACTCTAGAGCTACTCCTAGCTAGCCCAATCTCCAGGGGTAGAATTATTTTTGAAAAAACTCTCGCTATAGCAGTTCAGCTAGCTGTTGTTGCTACTTCGGTATGGGCTGGAGTTGCAATCGGCACACTATTATTTAATTTTGATATGT comes from Candidatus Saccharibacteria bacterium and encodes:
- a CDS encoding MarR family transcriptional regulator, with translation MKNPDPTLPQGRTALLSQLIENFQQSHRSIIRIKSKQTTGLPHAQRALLLTVDSKNKSNIKELSQILDITPAAITQQVEILVEQNLLIREIDSNDRRNVIVSLSKPGLELVKKLQAIRLEKIKGYFANITDQQLDNFVDVLKKVNQNIRKDL
- a CDS encoding MFS transporter; its protein translation is MKEKLSQSKLLRKWAPLIVLSSALMIIIIDTTVLNVSIRNMITDLKTTVQGIQWVISAYSLTIAALTVTGGRLGDLFGRKKMFQIGAILFAIGSIVTSIAPNIGWVIIGNAIIEGIGAALMMPATAALLVNNYQGKDRAMAFAIWGAVAASAAAIGPILGGWLTTYYSWRWAFRINILVVIALLIGSRYVKEAVTKIEKPTLDFGGVLLSSLSLVSIVYGLIESSNYGWLVSKAPFSIFGHSATPFGLSISIITIIFGLILLIVFAYYEKRYEDSGHTPLVSLALFANKQFSAGTITTTLMAMGQTGLIFAIPIFYQSVLGLDALETGIGLIPMSIAIMISAPFALKLTKWLTPKRIIQLGFIVSCLGLLILIMTLDAVSSRLVLAPGLFIYGIGLGLGFSQLNNLTLSAVSVEQSGEASGVSNTLRQVGSSFGSAIIGAALIASLTSNIISGIEVNKVIPESAKQSIVEQIQAAGSNIEFASPLDPSTTPPQITKEITTLTHQSTVQGNRLALELTMLFTLIALISSSLLPNIHNLETGKPAIEQPANAH
- a CDS encoding efflux RND transporter permease subunit; translated protein: MKNNFLSKISWNFASKYRLTLIIWFGLLIFGFASYSTLLKKEGFPPINLPIGAVQGTYFVNDSTKVDTEITQPIAKALEPIDSIDNYQASTGANFYSIFITFNEETKVEDGVREVQAALNAIKLPTGATSNVASFDPSKFDNKYNLLLAVYDKQDSNYQDLAIKATQVAEELAGADEIVAAQAVPVLETVINPADGQSIEKQTTINKIAINQDGETTFYPAVNVGVVKAEGFDDLELSNAVENVLGDIDNNSQIKTKITADFATTINQQIASLQSSLLWGLFAVIVVTLLLISWRAALVISLFIPTVLAGTFAGLYTMGITLNTITLFAVILTLGLFVDDATIIVEAIDAHRKDSKKSREIIQKAITRVGIASIAGTLTTILVFAPMLFISGILGSFIRLLPVTVILSLGLSLVISVTLVPFLARPIILAGSNRAKLLDKLSLLVPVEKFLAGKLSKLPLLNRDKPKRGRLVTLAMVSLSILAVFGAGIFAGKLPMDVFPQSKDSDILQATVEFAPGTTIEQAEKITDKLDANIITAIGEELTNVSYLSANERNASLEIGLTSYNERKPTSHQLIERLENTGLDIDGATIQYSQRDAGPGAEEFPFQMRIYGQDITLLDSAATEISNFIDEQEFQINGQDLNVAEVTIDEDGSINRTEQGRFITILARFSNPDLSSPAIIDLEQAVKDQFNEAKLKEIGLHQDSLDFDVSQESENTDSFNSIGVGLVIALIMMYFLLVMLYNSFLLPILIFTAIPFSLFGVFFGLTVTDNSLSFFVMLGLLGLIGIVVNNTILLTEYAEQERAGGADRWTAISNAVRDRFRPLVTTTSTTVFALMPLAISDPFWQALAYTLIFGMLSSTILIILAFPYYYLLVARIREWKDRVLPGLR
- a CDS encoding winged helix-turn-helix transcriptional regulator, yielding MKVDLAFRSKKLSSLAGIDIGLPQLEILFCLDYFGDQGASIKQLCELTYKTSSAITQLVEGLEKTDHLTRTPSDQDKRVVIVKLTKKGQSHFLKFFESLIGALEKVVEPLSNQELIDLTKIDNKIAEHILKLKPAKESA
- a CDS encoding ABC transporter ATP-binding protein; the encoded protein is MKQTTNPPLQITNLSKHYGKYRGVENINIKLNHGEVFGFLGPNGAGKSTTIRTILDFIKPSSGTIEIFGLDSQKESVKIKNYLGYLAGEIALYPEMTGIDTLKYLTSLGKQTDWDYVDKLSKRLDASLDRPIKSLSKGNVQKIGLIQAFMHKPDLIILDEPTSGLDPLIKQVFYEIVLEMKNQGKTLFVSSHDLTEVQKICDRAAFIRQGRLIAIESVSQTSSITLRHIIMRFKTQPKVKDYSKIAGVSNVVAKGNQLELTIKGDLGPLISALSKNPPIDLETQETNLEEIFMHYYQEEPSND
- a CDS encoding ABC transporter permease subunit, with product MINTIALRSIKKRRLSTSIYSLGLFSFAMMFAALYEDFAKDIDQFASMVPDAFNAFIGDMAAASTPAGWLAVELYGLFVPIILVIIGTGFGASAIGEEEDSGTLELLLASPISRGRIIFEKTLAIAVQLAVVATSVWAGVAIGTLLFNFDMSLINVFTASLSGWLLGMSFGMFTLAIQSISKSRSVAISLGSGIVATTYIANVVSKLVDYLEFIRYLSPFYYFNDSNILRNGLRELSIVLIVLPIVFYLIAYFSFRKRDTGV